A stretch of Rhododendron vialii isolate Sample 1 chromosome 4a, ASM3025357v1 DNA encodes these proteins:
- the LOC131324723 gene encoding uncharacterized protein LOC131324723 produces MASPSTVSQSLLFKSQIFRHNLPIWKTTRTTKNDSRIPATRRFPRVRLLLLPPHLRLPRPCLQIRHFNLLCLSSLRPLLRARSPPLLLFMSSLADSNSTNNTTNTKTVRVVVKGRVQGVFYRNWTMENAKELGLKGWVRNRRNGSVEALFSGSTDKVQEMEQRCRRGPPAAMVTGLEVFPCGDDPGTGFERRSTV; encoded by the exons atggcatcaccaTCAACAGTCTCTCAATCCCTTCTCTTCAAATCCCAGATTTTTCGCCACAATCTGCCCATATGGAAAACCACAAGAACCACCAAAAATGATAGTCGTATACCAGCGACACGACGATTCCCCCGCGTTCGTCTTCTTCTACTACCTCCTCATCTTCGTCTTCCTCGTCCTTGTCTTCAAATTCGCCATTTTAATCTTCTTTGTCTTTCTTCTTTACGTCCTCTGCTTCGAGCTCGTTCACCTCCTCTCTTACTTTTTATGTCCTCCTTAGCTGATTCCAACTCCACCAACAACACCACCAACACCAAAACC GTGAGGGTGGTGGTGAAGGGGAGGGTGCAGGGGGTGTTCTATAGGAACTGGACGATGGAAAATGCCAAGGAGTTGGGGTTGAAGGGGTGGGTTAGGAACAGGAGGAATGGATCTGTGGAGGCACTGTTTTCTGGGAGTACTGATAAGGTTCAGGAGATGGAGCAGCGGTGCCGGAGGGGTCCACCGGCTGCAATGGTCACCGGTCTGGAAGTTTTTCCATGTGGCGATGACCCGGGCACTGGATTCGAACGCAGATCAACTGTTTAA
- the LOC131324724 gene encoding auxin-induced protein X15-like yields the protein MRGVLVILKRLRQMLMGKLFVSSRRFNGSSGSDDDDASSRAEDLPEDVKEGHFVVHAVDRGELKRFIVELGYLDDPGFLNLLKQAEEEFGFRAEGVLAIPCGPNELQRVLERRKKKMVVG from the coding sequence ATGAGAGGGGTATTAGTGATACTTAAGCGTCTCAGGCAAATGCTAATGGGGAAACTATTCGTATCATCAAGAAGATTTAATGGTAGTAGTGGTAGTGATGATGACGATGCAAGTTCAAGGGCAGAGGATCTGCCGGAGGATGTGAAGGAAGGACATTTCGTGGTTCATGCTGTTGATCGTGGTGAACTGAAGAGATTTATCGTAGAACTGGGTTATTTAGATGACCCTGGCTTCTTGAATTTGTTAAAGCAGGCAGAGGAGGAATTTGGGTTTAGAGCAGAGGGAGTTCTCGCCATTCCTTGTGGGCCTAATGAGCTTCAGAGGGTTCTCGAGAGGCGGAAAAAGAAAATGGTCGTTGGATGA